A genomic segment from Drosophila miranda strain MSH22 chromosome 5, D.miranda_PacBio2.1, whole genome shotgun sequence encodes:
- the LOC108164480 gene encoding synaptotagmin-7 isoform X1, with amino-acid sequence MASIILIACLAILGLIIAIALFLAGGYLWWRHKRSQLQFIEPNEDEESSSYSLRAAQDIDSGNPPSKPQVPVAQAITTPLQNNINRKLNGFLSLRTPLIGGSAPAQAKAQNASTGNTNDGTSKDSANKSISMTDMYLDSTDSSENVGQIHFSLEYDFQNTTLILKVLQGKELPAKDLSGTSDPYVRVTLLPDKKHRLETKIKRRTLNPRWNETFYFEGFPIQKLQSRVLHLHVFDYDRFSRDDSIGEVFLPLCQVDFAGKQSFWKALKPPAKDKCGELLSSLCYHPSNSILTLTLIKARNLKAKDINGKSDPYVKVWLQFGDKRVEKRKTPIFTCTLNPVFNESFSFNVPWEKIRECSLDVMVMDFDNIGRNELIGRILLAGKNGSGASETKHWQDMISKPRQTVVQWHRLKPE; translated from the exons ATGGCGAGCATAATATTAATAGCATGCCTTGCTATATTGGGACTAATCATTGCAATAGCTTTGTTTCTGGCGGGTGGGTATTTGTGGTGGAGACACAAAAGATCGCAATTGCAGTTTATTGAGCCCAACGAAGACGAAGAGTCTAGTAGTTACAGTCTAAG AGCTGCTCAGGACATTGATTCCGGAAATCCGCCTAGCAAACCACAAGTGCCGGTGGCGCAAGCAATAACAACTCCTCTTCAAAATAACATTAATCGGAAATTGAATGGATTCTTAAGCCTTAGAACTCCCCTAATTGG TGGCTCGGCACCTGCACAAGCTAAAGCACAAAATGCTTCTACAGGAAATACAAATGATGGTACCTCCAAAGATTCCGCG AATAAAAGTATCTCCATGACAGACATGTATCTGGACAGCACGGATTCTAGTGAAAATGTTGGGCAAATACATTTCTCCTTGGAATATGATTTTCAAAATACAACATTAATTTTAAAAGTTCTTCAAGGAAAAGAACTACCAGCTAAAGATTTAAGTGGGACTTCGGACCCATATGTTCGTGTAACCTTGCTACCAGACAAGAAACACAGATTggaaactaaaataaaacgaaGAACTTTAAATCCGCGATGGAACGAaacattttattttgaagGATTTCCGATACAAAAACTTCAGTCACGT GTATTACACTTACATGTTTTTGATTACGACCGGTTCTCACGGGATGACTCTATAGGAGAAGTATTTCTTCCTTTATGTCAG GTTGATTTTGCTGGTAAGCAGTCGTTTTGGAAAGCATTGAAACCACCAGCAAAGGATAAATGTGGAGAACTTCTGTCTTCGCTTTGCTATCACCCCTCGaactctattttgacgttaaCATTAATCAAAGCGAGGAATCTTAAAGCAAAGGACATCAACGGAAAATCTG ATCCATACGTGAAGGTGTGGCTTCAGTTTGGAGACAAGCGAGtagagaaaagaaaaacgcCTATATTTACATGTACATTAAATCCAGTGTTTAATGAATCATTCAGCTTCAACGTTCCATGGGAAAAAATAAGAGAATGCTCTTTGGATGTTATGGTGATGGATTTTGATAACATTGGGCGAAATGAGTTAATAGGACGAATACTATTAGCCG GAAAAAATGGTTCTGGTGCATCGGAAACTAAACATTGGCAGGACATGATCTCAAAGCCTAGACAAACTGTAGTACAATGGCATCGCTTAAAACCTGAGTAA
- the LOC108164480 gene encoding synaptotagmin-7 isoform X2: MASIILIACLAILGLIIAIALFLAGGYLWWRHKRSQLQFIEPNEDEESSSYSLRAAQDIDSGNPPSKPQVPVAQAITTPLQNNINRKLNGFLSLRTPLIGGSAPAQAKAQNASTGNTNDGTSKDSANKSISMTDMYLDSTDSSENVGQIHFSLEYDFQNTTLILKVLQGKELPAKDLSGTSDPYVRVTLLPDKKHRLETKIKRRTLNPRWNETFYFEGFPIQKLQSRVLHLHVFDYDRFSRDDSIGEVFLPLCQVDFAGKQSFWKALKPPAKDKCGELLSSLCYHPSNSILTLTLIKARNLKAKDINGKSASTFHGKK; the protein is encoded by the exons ATGGCGAGCATAATATTAATAGCATGCCTTGCTATATTGGGACTAATCATTGCAATAGCTTTGTTTCTGGCGGGTGGGTATTTGTGGTGGAGACACAAAAGATCGCAATTGCAGTTTATTGAGCCCAACGAAGACGAAGAGTCTAGTAGTTACAGTCTAAG AGCTGCTCAGGACATTGATTCCGGAAATCCGCCTAGCAAACCACAAGTGCCGGTGGCGCAAGCAATAACAACTCCTCTTCAAAATAACATTAATCGGAAATTGAATGGATTCTTAAGCCTTAGAACTCCCCTAATTGG TGGCTCGGCACCTGCACAAGCTAAAGCACAAAATGCTTCTACAGGAAATACAAATGATGGTACCTCCAAAGATTCCGCG AATAAAAGTATCTCCATGACAGACATGTATCTGGACAGCACGGATTCTAGTGAAAATGTTGGGCAAATACATTTCTCCTTGGAATATGATTTTCAAAATACAACATTAATTTTAAAAGTTCTTCAAGGAAAAGAACTACCAGCTAAAGATTTAAGTGGGACTTCGGACCCATATGTTCGTGTAACCTTGCTACCAGACAAGAAACACAGATTggaaactaaaataaaacgaaGAACTTTAAATCCGCGATGGAACGAaacattttattttgaagGATTTCCGATACAAAAACTTCAGTCACGT GTATTACACTTACATGTTTTTGATTACGACCGGTTCTCACGGGATGACTCTATAGGAGAAGTATTTCTTCCTTTATGTCAG GTTGATTTTGCTGGTAAGCAGTCGTTTTGGAAAGCATTGAAACCACCAGCAAAGGATAAATGTGGAGAACTTCTGTCTTCGCTTTGCTATCACCCCTCGaactctattttgacgttaaCATTAATCAAAGCGAGGAATCTTAAAGCAAAGGACATCAACGGAAAATCTG CTTCAACGTTCCATGGGAAAAAATAA